In the Salmo trutta chromosome 33, fSalTru1.1, whole genome shotgun sequence genome, one interval contains:
- the LOC115172833 gene encoding DNA-binding protein inhibitor ID-2, translated as MKAISPVRSFRKNSANLSEHSLGISRSKTPVDDPLSLLYNMNDCYSKLKELVPSIPQNKNVSKMEILQHVIDYILDLQIALDSNVAITSLHHPRPGQATPRTPLTTLNTDISVLSLQSPEFSSDLITDDSRTLHR; from the exons ATGAAAGCGATAAGCCCAGTAAGGTCTTTCCGGAAAAACAGCGCGAATCTGTCTGAACACAGTCTGGGAATCTCTCGGAGCAAGACTCCCGTGGATGATCCTTTAAGCCTGCTTTACAACATGAACGACTGCTACTCCAAGCTGAAGGAGCTGGTGCCCAGCATCCCTCAGAACAAGAACGTAAGCAAGATGGAAATCCTGCAGCATGTCATCGACTATATTTTGGACCTGCAGATCGCACTTGACTCCAATGTCGCAATAACGAGCCTCCATCACCCGCGACCAGGGCAAGCTACACCCAGGACTCCCCTAACAACTCTCAATACAGATATCAGCGTCTTGTCATTACAG TCTCCGGAGTTCTCATCAGACCTGATAACGGATGACAGCAGGACTCTTCATCGTTAA